In Armatimonadota bacterium, a single genomic region encodes these proteins:
- a CDS encoding M48 family metallopeptidase, whose amino-acid sequence MSERKVLTGITKDAFVSDADKWALDKLQNLPLVPQLVSKFYEIGIDRWLYCYNMSSSIRCGPNQYPTLYEIMRESAKTLDMPEPELYVSSNPFPNAFAGGVERPYICLRSSMIDTMSDEELFFIMGHELGHIKANHVLYFSIGWLLFPLLDILGRRTMGATDVATYALVLALYEWSRQAEFSADRAGLLVAQDKSIAIQSLIRLAAGPSRLHHELNQEAFMDQARAYQDADALDKLGKFVLFATMGKTMTHPMPVFRTQELEKWVLSGEFDRIVGGDYSRKSA is encoded by the coding sequence TCGGATGCCGATAAATGGGCTTTGGACAAGCTCCAGAATCTTCCCTTGGTGCCGCAGCTGGTCTCAAAGTTTTATGAGATCGGAATCGATCGATGGCTGTACTGCTACAACATGAGCAGCTCGATCCGATGCGGACCAAACCAATATCCGACGCTGTACGAGATCATGCGAGAGTCGGCGAAGACTCTGGACATGCCGGAGCCGGAGCTTTATGTGTCGTCGAATCCGTTTCCGAACGCATTTGCTGGAGGAGTTGAACGGCCGTACATCTGTTTGCGATCTTCGATGATCGACACAATGAGCGATGAGGAATTGTTCTTCATCATGGGTCACGAACTTGGGCACATCAAAGCGAATCATGTCTTGTACTTCTCGATTGGCTGGCTGCTGTTCCCTTTGCTCGATATTTTGGGTCGAAGAACAATGGGAGCCACAGACGTGGCTACTTATGCACTAGTACTGGCTCTCTATGAGTGGTCTCGACAAGCCGAGTTCTCGGCGGATCGAGCTGGGCTGTTGGTGGCGCAGGATAAATCGATCGCGATCCAATCTCTGATTCGACTAGCAGCCGGACCGTCGCGATTGCATCATGAGTTGAACCAGGAAGCCTTTATGGATCAGGCGCGGGCGTACCAGGACGCAGATGCGCTCGACAAGCTTGGGAAGTTCGTGTTGTTCGCCACGATGGGCAAGACAATGACTCACCCGATGCCGGTGTTTCGCACTCAAGAACTTGAGAAATGGGTCTTGAGTGGCGAGTTTGATCGAATTGTTGGCGGAGATTACTCGCGAAAGTCAGCGTAG